From Schaalia sp. ZJ405, one genomic window encodes:
- the rpmJ gene encoding 50S ribosomal protein L36: MKVKPSVKKICDKCKVIRRHGNVMVICDNPRHKQRQG; this comes from the coding sequence ATGAAGGTCAAGCCGAGTGTCAAGAAGATCTGTGACAAATGCAAGGTGATTCGTCGCCACGGCAACGTCATGGTCATCTGTGACAACCCCAGGCACAAGCAGCGTCAGGGCTGA
- the infA gene encoding translation initiation factor IF-1 — protein sequence MAKKDGVIEMEGTVVEALPNAMFRVELKNGHVVLGHIAGKMRQHYIRILPEDRVVVELSPYDLSRGRIVYRYK from the coding sequence ATGGCGAAAAAAGACGGCGTCATCGAAATGGAAGGAACAGTCGTTGAGGCTCTGCCGAATGCGATGTTCCGTGTGGAACTCAAGAATGGTCATGTTGTGCTTGGCCATATTGCTGGCAAGATGCGTCAGCACTACATTCGCATTCTTCCCGAGGACCGAGTTGTCGTCGAGCTGAGCCCTTACGACCTTTCCCGAGGCCGTATCGTCTACCGCTACAAGTGA
- a CDS encoding type I methionyl aminopeptidase, protein MPRIELKTRRQVAWMREAGLVVAQIHRALREAAVEGVTTRELDAVSAEAIRAGGAHSNFLNYYGYPATVCISVNDVVVHGIPGDYRLQAGDIVSFDCGAWVERSGLQWHGDAAFSIIVGEPWIDDAAFAAGERSADYGDDAASSSLPAMVKRRQLNDVTRESLWAALAALASGRRVFAVGDAVENVVAEATVTFGWEPGIIEEYTGHGIGTAMHQEPDVVNFRARGLSPKLRPGMVLAVEPMLVGGSIVTDTDADEWTVRTRDGQDAAHWEHTVAILEDGISVLTAPDFGAAGLAPYGVTPVVVEG, encoded by the coding sequence GTGCCACGTATTGAGTTGAAGACCCGCCGACAGGTCGCCTGGATGCGCGAGGCCGGCCTCGTTGTTGCACAGATACACCGTGCGCTGCGGGAGGCTGCGGTTGAGGGCGTGACGACCCGCGAGCTTGATGCGGTGAGTGCCGAAGCCATTCGTGCTGGGGGAGCGCACTCAAACTTCCTCAACTACTACGGCTATCCGGCAACGGTCTGCATCTCAGTGAATGACGTTGTTGTTCACGGTATCCCCGGCGACTACCGGCTCCAGGCCGGCGACATTGTCAGCTTCGACTGCGGGGCATGGGTTGAGCGTTCCGGACTTCAGTGGCACGGCGACGCCGCTTTTTCGATCATCGTGGGCGAACCGTGGATCGACGACGCGGCGTTTGCTGCGGGGGAGCGGAGCGCTGACTACGGTGACGATGCGGCGTCGTCCTCGTTGCCCGCGATGGTGAAACGCCGTCAGCTCAACGACGTCACGCGCGAAAGCCTGTGGGCGGCGTTAGCTGCTCTTGCATCGGGCCGTCGAGTCTTCGCGGTCGGCGATGCTGTGGAGAATGTCGTTGCCGAGGCCACGGTGACCTTCGGATGGGAACCGGGGATCATTGAGGAGTACACGGGACACGGCATCGGGACCGCGATGCATCAGGAGCCGGACGTGGTGAACTTCCGGGCACGAGGGTTGTCACCGAAGCTCCGTCCAGGCATGGTGCTCGCGGTTGAGCCGATGCTCGTCGGGGGATCGATTGTTACGGACACGGATGCTGATGAGTGGACGGTCCGCACGCGTGACGGACAGGACGCCGCCCACTGGGAACACACCGTCGCGATCCTTGAGGACGGCATCAGTGTGCTGACGGCCCCGGATTTCGGGGCAGCGGGTTTGGCTCCCTACGGTGTGACGCCGGTAGTTGTTGAAGGCTGA
- a CDS encoding adenylate kinase translates to MMSIVLLGPPGAGKGTQAARIAEYLNIPAVSTGEIFRANIAAGTEIGKKAQSYMDRGEFVPDSVVNAMVEARLEAPDVQGGFLLDGYPRTVEQAQVLRDITAKLGRPVDLVLEIQVDEDEVVSRMLKRAQEQHRADDTEPVIRHRMEVYHEQTVPVATYYVDQDLLEVVDGSGSIDDVWARIVEILDRMVGPRA, encoded by the coding sequence ATGATGTCGATTGTTCTTCTCGGTCCTCCCGGAGCCGGTAAGGGCACCCAAGCCGCACGCATTGCCGAATACCTCAATATCCCCGCGGTTTCGACGGGTGAGATTTTCCGCGCGAACATTGCCGCGGGCACAGAGATCGGCAAGAAAGCTCAGTCCTACATGGATCGCGGCGAGTTCGTTCCCGATTCCGTTGTCAATGCGATGGTTGAGGCGCGCCTCGAAGCCCCGGATGTCCAGGGAGGGTTCCTTCTCGACGGATACCCGCGCACCGTTGAGCAGGCGCAGGTGCTTCGGGATATCACGGCGAAACTTGGTCGCCCCGTGGACCTCGTCCTCGAAATTCAGGTTGACGAGGACGAGGTGGTGTCCCGCATGCTCAAGCGTGCGCAGGAGCAGCATCGAGCCGATGACACGGAACCGGTGATCCGTCATCGCATGGAGGTTTACCACGAGCAGACGGTGCCGGTGGCGACGTACTACGTTGATCAGGACCTGCTTGAGGTCGTGGATGGTTCGGGCTCGATTGACGATGTGTGGGCGCGGATCGTTGAGATTCTTGATCGGATGGTCGGGCCTCGGGCCTGA
- the secY gene encoding preprotein translocase subunit SecY: MLGAFAQAFRTPDLRRKLLFTLFIMAIFRLGSYIPSPGVDSVAVQKCLAVEQQASLLDLVNLFSGGALLQLSIFALGIMPYITASIIIQLLRVVIPRFDDLHKEGQTGQAKLTQYTRYLTLFLGALQATTTIALARSGRMFPSCKESIMSDDSVGMYVVMVIVMMAGTGVIMWFGELITERGIGNGMSLLIFTSIAARMPSQLLSIGQGDKWGAVVAILLMLLAVAAAVVFVEQAQRRIPVQYAKRMIGRRQYGGTTTYIPLKINMSGVIPVIFATSILAMPAMIAQFGKQEAGWVQWISAHFTHTNWFYLTLYALLTLFFAFFYTAITFNPDEVADNMKRYGGFIPGYRAGKPTANFLRYVINRITTAGALYLVVIALIPSLMIIPLKLSSGQMPFGGTTLLIIVGVGLQTVKEINTQLQQHHYEGFLQ, from the coding sequence TTGCTCGGTGCATTCGCCCAGGCGTTCCGTACTCCCGACCTACGTCGGAAGCTCCTGTTCACTTTGTTCATCATGGCGATTTTCCGCCTGGGGTCCTACATCCCGTCTCCGGGAGTTGACTCGGTTGCGGTCCAGAAGTGTCTGGCCGTGGAGCAGCAGGCTTCGCTGCTCGACCTGGTGAACCTGTTCTCGGGTGGTGCGCTTCTTCAGCTGTCGATCTTCGCCCTGGGCATCATGCCCTACATCACGGCCTCGATCATCATCCAGCTGCTGCGCGTTGTCATCCCGCGTTTTGATGACCTCCACAAAGAGGGGCAAACCGGACAGGCAAAACTCACGCAATACACGAGGTATCTCACGCTCTTCCTTGGAGCACTTCAGGCAACAACAACGATCGCACTTGCGCGTTCGGGCCGGATGTTCCCCTCGTGTAAAGAATCCATCATGTCTGATGATTCCGTGGGCATGTACGTGGTCATGGTCATCGTCATGATGGCGGGAACCGGCGTCATCATGTGGTTCGGCGAACTCATCACCGAGCGCGGCATCGGCAACGGCATGTCCCTGTTGATCTTCACGTCAATTGCGGCGCGTATGCCTTCTCAGCTTCTGTCGATCGGACAGGGCGACAAGTGGGGCGCGGTTGTGGCAATTCTCCTCATGCTTCTCGCGGTGGCAGCGGCCGTTGTCTTCGTTGAACAGGCGCAGCGCCGTATTCCTGTGCAGTACGCGAAGCGGATGATTGGTCGACGCCAATACGGAGGGACCACAACGTACATTCCGCTGAAGATCAATATGTCGGGCGTTATCCCGGTGATCTTCGCGACCTCGATCCTCGCGATGCCGGCGATGATTGCCCAGTTCGGTAAGCAGGAGGCTGGCTGGGTCCAGTGGATCAGCGCTCACTTCACGCACACCAACTGGTTCTACCTGACGCTTTACGCCCTCCTCACTCTGTTCTTCGCCTTCTTCTACACGGCGATCACCTTCAACCCTGACGAGGTTGCAGACAATATGAAGCGCTACGGTGGCTTCATTCCCGGATACCGCGCCGGTAAGCCGACGGCCAATTTCCTGCGCTACGTCATTAACCGCATCACCACAGCCGGTGCCCTGTACCTCGTGGTCATTGCCCTGATTCCGTCGTTGATGATTATTCCGCTCAAGCTCTCCAGCGGCCAGATGCCTTTCGGTGGAACAACGCTCCTGATTATCGTTGGTGTTGGTCTCCAGACGGTCAAGGAAATTAACACTCAGCTTCAGCAGCATCACTACGAGGGGTTCCTCCAATGA